One window from the genome of Pseudomonas frederiksbergensis encodes:
- a CDS encoding glutathione S-transferase family protein codes for MLKIWGRKNSSNVRKALWCAEELGLAYEAIDAGGAFGVVDTPEYRAKNPNGRVPMIEDDGFVLWESNTIVRYLVARHAPGSAWYPADVQARAEADKWMDWTTSSFATPFRTVFWGVLRTPAEQQDWSAIKAAIKECDDLLAMVEQTLGEQPYLGGDEIGMGDIPLGSFIYAWFEMPIERAALPNVQAWYARLQQRPAYRKAVMTALT; via the coding sequence ATGCTGAAGATCTGGGGCCGGAAGAATTCATCGAACGTGCGCAAGGCGTTGTGGTGCGCCGAAGAGTTGGGATTGGCCTACGAGGCCATTGATGCGGGGGGCGCGTTCGGTGTGGTGGATACGCCTGAATACCGCGCGAAGAATCCCAACGGCCGGGTTCCGATGATAGAAGACGATGGCTTCGTGCTCTGGGAGTCGAACACCATCGTTCGATACCTGGTGGCGCGCCATGCCCCGGGTTCGGCCTGGTATCCCGCTGATGTACAGGCCCGGGCCGAGGCAGATAAATGGATGGATTGGACGACGTCGAGTTTCGCCACACCGTTTCGAACGGTGTTCTGGGGCGTCTTGCGCACCCCGGCCGAGCAGCAGGATTGGAGTGCCATCAAGGCCGCTATCAAGGAATGCGATGACTTGTTGGCCATGGTGGAACAGACGCTGGGCGAACAGCCTTACCTTGGCGGTGACGAAATTGGCATGGGCGATATTCCCCTGGGCAGTTTCATTTATGCCTGGTTCGAGATGCCCATCGAGCGTGCCGCGTTGCCCAATGTGCAAGCCTGGTACGCACGGCTCCAGCAGCGTCCGGCCTATCGCAAAGCCGTCATGACCGCGTTGACTTGA